The Dreissena polymorpha isolate Duluth1 chromosome 8, UMN_Dpol_1.0, whole genome shotgun sequence genome includes the window aaatgctgctcgagcagcatttaagtgctgctcgagcagcatattgctgctcgagcagcaatttactggtcgagcagcatttaaatgctgctcgagcagcaaaattcctgctcgagcagcatttatttttagaataagccattgaacccgtcagccaatcaaatttgagcttacaaacggacgacattagctatctctacggaaacgaaatagaccggtgtagcgttaatattgtcagatcgtgagatctgacgattttcacagtacccccGTGATATTGCTctgatcagtcgccgtgaaaaatgtcagattgatgaaaaataatatttaacgcattgttgtttcaattcaacttaatttcacgttttaacagcttgcagttattttcgaacatctttttttcggacgttgaacctaaacacattgttcacaacaaagatatcaaaacagtagttctaacaccatgcaaacatttgaattttaaaacgattttcgttttaaatgttatatatatcgatgatgtacatgcattacgttgtaaagaaatatggtaatgcctaatttcCAGTCCTGAGTGTTgcagttttttaatacaaagatacaacattgatttaagaaaatattttcagattatatatatatatatatatatatatatcaattcaggaaaactattgtattatatttcacacaatcatagttaccacattcatcatttatttaatatgtcaataagctcgattggtaattgttggttcggctcgggtaatgctttaaagtaccctgtgtacccttgcaaaaagttaacccactttcataccaaaacacacttaaaccaacataaaactgtgttttttctaagtttttctgagcggaagttggtttttgctaataaaagcgagttttatgtgagctaaactgtgcttaactgagtttaaagttggttttttaaagtagatgtgtgttaaagcgagtttttttgctgtaagaagttggttttttatgtgtcaaaagtgagtctttttatttatgagttggtttatgtgtgtttaagtgtgtctttttgtttcataagcgagtcttttacaacagaagtgggtctttttataaacagaagtgggttaaagcgagtttaagttggtctttttataaataatttgaaagccgcaacaaggctaaaagactcactttaacacacttatcaataagttggtcttttgtttattaacataactcaacaataaaacaataattctttaactaggtctttgtttcatgtttatagccatatattatcaaggtgaattgtaaaggggcttttttacagcttgtttgccattgcaccttTTGTACATTTATGGGCTCCCCATAATTTCAAggaaacattggataaaaattgctctttcagaacatcacaggttcacagatactataaaaatgttaaaatgttcaaacttagttttatacctgaatatgaaattgtttgtctttcactttgaatcaatacataaatattaaatatattataagaacaatcacacatctataaaaatgtgaatacttccatttaattcatgttctttggagaattcaatagacttacagtgtgttttttattcattttttgagggggagagtgacactgtttctataataaataaaactagtttcagtgtgaaagtgttgattaatatatggaaacttatgtgggcttgccagcatcaattatatctcctcaacataaaaacaataactattttaactttcttatactgatatttaaccccaatacaattaatgcctaccacattgacctttaacatacaatttaaaaggcaataaaaataaataatatttatactattaatattatttgctaacaccattcagcatgttttttttaaatattcacaattaaatataatatgctaagggtgctgtgtattattcaataaatacatatatgttggtgttgaaatcagtagatatttctcagatttagtaattggctgacacacataagagataagccctccccccccccccccccccccccccccccaattaaatcataaacattaattcttatcacagtatcagtgctccatctataggcctaacaaaggggtgttgatagacctttgattggctgagccaccatctatttgaaaacaagcgactttgattggctggagacaggaagttatgttttgaaaacaaagggggttttcatcaactgactttgagctttaaggtataattgagtaacattaagacttataattctagtttaaaatgtcttgaataactttcagcatgaagtattgtgtggtgaaaacaatgtgtatgtactacaatgtgtaaatcaacaataagtttgttgcaaaggagattcaaagtggatggttaaagtgatatggtctcataattcatcaactgcctgttatcttggaatactgaagaacagttgttttaggtttgtattttcatttttacatcacttttttatttagttttatattgaattaattatgatcattatcatatttatgtattgtcactgggaatgtaaatggataagtataaatgtaatgcaattataaggaaaaacaacaccatttgaataattatggctgtattttatgattattgtcatcttaaatgttatttatacctatttctggtcattaatgaacagtttTCTTAcccacatattcaatgaaaacttttatattttaaatttgaaggttaaactcccaaggtgaaatttacattgattggaagattctttggatagaatattcctgccaaaagacagcagaagggggactaactgatgtatggattttgacaccagattttaccctgcacgagcagcccAACTTGAGTagatcaggagtgggaaaaccgagccctgtccttgaccaaggaaagttggatttgttgagaggtaaaactatacaggttttagcatttgaaaggcgtcacatttccgaccagtccacacagccaaatgagaccacatatcttggtacattttcaaacagtattttctaccacacgtaatttcttttaattatttatgacaagcgttaagtcacatgtgatcacaggatttaaattgcaaaaataaacaaacaaaaacaacaagcaaacaaacttgttttgatttaaattaataatatttatagtaacaagatataccataacagcaatatttatcacttacattataaaatatctttcaggacctgatctcaaatgagatcatgcacaagacgcacctcgcaaaggccatgacagtatagttttcagacctgatcagctggtgactgctctatgaagtgctgttcaacctcccctaagggggagattcgagagggtctcctgattgctgaacactacgccatggttggtatgattcttttttatagggaaaaaggggatttaaatatataggtgttctactgcctccatattcattttgaaacaaacataatgcaagtgattcaaatttgactccagcacataatctgtcttgcgttaatttaatactactgctaaaatttaagagttactaaaaattgtgtttgtgtattaaagttttgagaatttaacacataggcagacaaaaataacctcagtataaagttaacgatcaagctctaattttgaacgatataaaaaattcaagcaacagtaatttgcctccttgtttcaaaaacctcttttgaaatccttctaatgtagatgatgttaaaatgggatatctgaactgatgatattgatgtaaaagtttattccaccaaaatcaagtcattcagatcagacttgatttgggtggaataaacttctacatgtttttttaatactgtaatgtacagtaaaatcctgcattgattgttcatatacatttcagttgtcatctccaaaaagtttgccctgcccatatcaacagtggaagagaacatgagatgggccttgaggaggcttcgtgtcatgtactgcggggagaatatataaactgtttagtgctgagcaatatgttcctttgttcataggtgtaaatatgtgtaaagggctattccaggaaaagataggatgaaggattccttaatgttgttattttataaatccggtaccaccaacacagttaaaaacaattattattaattttatcctctgtatcacccctcactaactgaaactgtatataatcatggttcatacccttcttcccatttttacctgtggtagcccaaagaggagaatgttatttattttaatttattatgttaaatgtgctcgcatattgtgataatgtatcttgggtagatgttttcctggttttgttaaaaatgcactgtaaaaatgttcacattatttgtttttttttaatataaacattgtttttttgcaaattgtgtgtgtcttttatttataatcacatggggcttgtaatgatctgttgtgattttatctcaaataacctttttaccattaaggtgtaaatattttttttacaaaggttacgggtaaaacaagcaaaattttatgatcccttaagcgaacaaaagactcacaaaaaccaacttaaacacactattgtagacagaagtgtgtttaagttggttttttgtgagttttggtatgttggttttttgtgagttttggtatgttggtttttttgtgggttttggtatgttggttttttgtgagttttggtatgttggtttttgtgagttttttctgtgtttaactcagttttaaccaagttgttaaaaaaaaccactttaaacacagaaaaaaccaacataccaaaactcacaaaaaaccaacataccgaaactcacaaaaaaccaacataccaaaactcacaaaaaaacaacttaccaaagcccacatttatgtaacaagtgagttttttctgtgtttaactcagttttaaccaagttggtaaaaatacccactttaaacacagaaaaaaccaacttaccaaaactcgcaaaaaaccaacataccgaaactcacaaaaaaccaacttaccaaaactcacaaaaaaccaacttaccaaagcccacatttatgtaacaagtgagttttttctgtgtttaactcagttttaaccaagttggtaaaaatacccactttaaacacagaaaaaaccaacttaccaaaactcacaaaaaccaacataccaaaacccactaaaaaccaactgccaataccgcttggtttaacacggataaaactcgtgtttaactcgagttttacacacttatttgggaagggcactcttaagtatactttaatgtaccccgggtacgctaaatatacttaaacgtaccgttggtctgtctgtcagtgcagtaactcacaaacttttcagtgctttatctcagaaactcaatataagttttcaacatgaaactttatgggtgtataaatatagctgaggagaggtgccatgcacaagaaccataacccgccACTTTCTGatataagagttattgcgctttgttgtttttgtatgatgtaactagggctatatctcagatactatacaagattttaacatgaaacttaatgggtgtataattatcaatgcacgagaaccataaccgtatactttcttacataacggttattgcccttacttgttattgttattttatgatgtaacttttcagggctatatctcatttatagaaccatgcataagaaccacaacccttcactttcttaaataagagttattgccctttgttgtttttgtatgatgtaacttctcagggctttatctcagaaactataaatacaagatttcaacatgaaatttcatgggtgtataattgtcaatgagaataagtgccatgcacaagaaacataaccctagtacatatgtacatgtctgatgttactttacaggactatatcacagatactatacacgatttaaagatgaaatttaatggatgttaagatatcaatgaggagaggtgtcatgcacaaaatctataaccctacactttcttaaataagagttattgccaattgtttttttatgttgttgcttttaaataagtgagataagggtacaacccttcaaataaacttttctgttagttctgcatccatcaataatcaaaatttatttggcgggggatatcaatttaacgaattcgcttattattagtctaaacgttgaaatagacttaatattttaagtagcaatgagaatataagacacaacagactcatcagtcatcagtattatgttagcatatctttagtcggttactgaactagggcaaataaagttgaagtttatcaggtggtctaaaagtcctcaccacctagcagataagtctacaaagtattttaaaaccggttcatgaacatgaaatgataagtcatttacgccatcgggattaattaatttaagtcaatatgtttttggcacagaaggattttattaatattttgttgagttctcagattaatcgagcccaaagcacttcctgctacaaaaacatattttcgagaaacaacacatattgataatatccattttaatgccgtgcgggtctttacagtgaagtcatcgagtcgcacagatatgtttgccgcaccccatgaatcagaagtctgcgtctcacgactagtcttgataaactgaatcatgggcctgtcgcaacattgtgggatgctttttcatgaccaaacatttggcagtctggaaataaagtaaaagtcattcatacttaacttaaaaaacaacatttgtttgcaataagaaaagcatatattcactagattaagtgttcacaaaaaatactatttctgaaaataaaattgcaagaacgatagtttgacagtgaaaagtattaatgttttatgcatcataaatatacaatcacatttagacactgaaaaacaacttttcatacagaattatataatggagcaaagagaatgcttttttttcattatatgacacattcataaaaattaaaatatgagtaatcttcttgtttaaccttttttcagggttatttgacaaaagtgggactctataacacagtttgatcctcaggttatgatattacatatgaaatatcatgtcctttataaaaaaaaaaatgcaaggctctaaaaaccaatgcaccaacagaaaggtactatgattatattctacattctcccattattttgttgaataaaagttaatgcagatctttactaagcaaactagagctttggcacagcccgtctgtagatctgccatagtcattagcacttttctatggaattctatggaattccgtagaaaatattatggaattctacggaaatcgatggaaaaccacggaatttgatggaattccatccacttgccaattttccatctgaagctgttatggaattccacggaattccacggaatctcgactaaaattccatgcatttccacggaatgtatggaaaacaccatggaaagttggacttagccatttttttcaacggaaatcgttatggaaaataacttatacattttcttggatggaaatcaacggaaaataacttagaaattTTTTGCTGgttttctgaaatgtatttgtagtttaatacatgtatgaatttatttgcattacatattttgtattaaaaagaaTATGCAATTAATATTATTAGTTATTTTAGATAGTAAGGGCAGACTATTCCTTAACTTATTCCGCCCTGTAATTAATGTACATTGAcccatttattttgtaattttagcTACACAGTAATAAAAGTATCCATGCAATTGAATATTCTTGGCTAAATGAGTTAAGGAGGAATTGAAAAAATATATCTGATGCATTGAGACCAAAGATTTTCACAAAAAGTCAACTGAATATTTATGTCATTCTCAGATACAGGGTGTTCAATCAGTCGCTTTCCACTGAGTTTGGAAATCTTGATGCATATTTTAGTCCGTTTAACTCAAAGCTGATGATCACATCTTGTAGAGTTGATACTGGCATTAAAGTGACTTCATTGCTGGAAGCAAAGAAGAAACACATACACATCagataatataaacatatgtttttttCCTATATTAACTCATAAAACTCTGGTGATGCCTTCAGTTTTTATTCGCAAATTAAGTCCACCCTGATTAGACAGCTCCTCAAGAGCTGTCTAATCAGGGTTTACTTAATTTGCCTATGTGTATCCCAAAGAATAAACACTTTTTCTTCgtttcatgacaaaataatgtgaaaactgcattattattttttacattttagcTAATTAATATTATGAGGTGTACATTTTATAGCTAATTAAGATTATAAGGTATACGATTTTCTCACAATTTTCTGGGCTAAGCTCAAATTTTAATGTCAGAGAAATCAGTTTTAAAACTCCTCTTTGAGTTAaagatgtatttttataaatggcagttttaaaatttgaaagcaattCAAGCTAGATTACATAAGGTAATAGGATGGAGGGAATACACAGAAACAAACATTTAAGCAACACCCTAATGATCAAACTAAATCTCTTAGCCTCTCTGTTTTTGGTTTTGAATATCAGTGAAAGAGATCACTAGGTAAGATTTAGTTCTAAGAGTGTCAGATTTAGATCTGAAACCAGTAAATTCCTCCATATATCAAACTGCAACATTATAGGTCTTTATTCATATAAGAGCATGTTTACACTAGAACAGTAGTTGGATGCAGCTTATTAACATACCTTGAGTACTGTACTCTTTGAATGTGAGGAGCATTTCCAGGTAAAACACCACCGACTGTTTTCAGTTTTTTCCCTACTGCGAATACTTGCATGGTACGCTTATGTACAAGAAAATACTCTATTTCGAGAATGCTTCCATCTTCTAAGTCATCTGCTGTAGATGTAACTGCCCAGGTATATGAATTTCTTTTTCTGACTTTTGAGCAAAGTTTACTGTACACAGACAATCCACCACGGAATATTTTATTGGTCCTCAAGAACATGGATGGGCTATCACTTTTGACAATGTTGTGAAGTTTCAACTTTACTTTATCTGGGAACTGAAAGTTATCTGGCAATGCTGATGCTTTGTTAACAGAGCACTGGACAGCAGACAGGGCATTGTCTGTTACAGACTTTCCATGGTGCAAGTCCTCTACAAATGTCTTGACTTTGTCTGACACTGGCAAAGTAGAAATGTTCTCCACTCTTTTTTGAGATTGAAGAGCCCAAAACACTTGTTTGCAGACGCTGCCTGTTCCATGGATGGTTTTCTTGATCTCTCCATTGAATGACTCAAAGGAAAAACAGGACCAAGCCCACAAAGGTCCCCATTTTCGCACACAATCACACAGGTGCAGCAGATTGTGAATGTTCAGCCCAAGAACACTGCTGTCATATAGTGTATCTACAGTTTTCACGAAGACATTCAACAGGTGATCTGCTCTTTCAATATCTTCATTTGTGATTCCTTCACCTAGTAAAATGTAAATGGCTTCCACAATGAGGCTAAAGTGTTTGAGGTAGGTTTCTGGAAGTATCCCATTCAGGACTGGAAGGGAGTAGAAAAGCAACCAGGAACGGAGTTCAGATGCTTTCCAG containing:
- the LOC127843019 gene encoding uncharacterized protein LOC127843019, which translates into the protein MPLTITDVTDGSEYKKLCEDGGFLSNRNNISLTMFTDGIPLFKSSGVSLWPVYLLINEIPRHERFRKKNMVLWGMWQGLGKPNMTLFLKPLVSELNHLYSNGFQMNVGTEEINCKAQLIVGTMDLQARAAVLHMTQHNGEYACVYCMHPGKVVKSGKGHCRSFPYTKEPLLYRTAERIQADGKKAQKDRKKVNGFTGESVLNYLPNFSLDNNIVIDYMHGSLLGISKKFLSLWFDTKNVDKPYYIGGKIKEVDKMMKMVTPPYVIKRLPRKLSNTLQHWKASELRSWLLFYSLPVLNGILPETYLKHFSLIVEAIYILLGEGITNEDIERADHLLNVFVKTVDTLYDSSVLGLNIHNLLHLCDCVRKWGPLWAWSCFSFESFNGEIKKTIHGTGSVCKQVFWALQSQKRVENISTLPVSDKVKTFVEDLHHGKSVTDNALSAVQCSVNKASALPDNFQFPDKVKLKLHNIVKSDSPSMFLRTNKIFRGGLSVYSKLCSKVRKRNSYTWAVTSTADDLEDGSILEIEYFLVHKRTMQVFAVGKKLKTVGGVLPGNAPHIQRVQYSSNEVTLMPVSTLQDVIISFELNGLKYASRFPNSVESD